Proteins from a single region of Puntigrus tetrazona isolate hp1 chromosome 2, ASM1883169v1, whole genome shotgun sequence:
- the LOC122322983 gene encoding CD59 glycoprotein-like produces MKVLLLVLVLALVLSDGSALKCYNCVPGASGGSCVTTQETCGYNKDTCVSARFTISPYSYFRRCISMADCMILQSSPFIKVSCCQKDLCNTPII; encoded by the exons ATGAAGGTTCTGCTGCTGGTTCTTGTTCTTGCCCTCGTATTGTCGGACG GATCTGCCCTGAAATGTTATAACTGCGTCCCCGGGGCATCTGGAGGAAGTTGTGTGACCACTCAGGAGACCTGTGGCTATAATAAAGACACCTGCGTGTCTGCCAGATTCACTATCTCTCCCT ATTCTTACTTCCGGAGGTGCATAAGCATGGCAGACTGCATGATTCTTCAGTCCAGTCCCTTCATTAAAGTCAGCTGCTGTCAGAAGGACCTGTGCAACACTcctatcatttaa